The following are encoded together in the Triticum dicoccoides isolate Atlit2015 ecotype Zavitan chromosome 6B, WEW_v2.0, whole genome shotgun sequence genome:
- the LOC119324637 gene encoding protein CURVATURE THYLAKOID 1D, chloroplastic-like, producing the protein MEVLVSTAAASAPLSSARVHRRPLPASAAFRAPARRGWRCRSAAPTRPDPVPSEEPASASGSATTATVVTDKPDAPAGEEKSGEVSGGFVEVTVEDAPVSSPEEDGGVDALLGKLDIQVTPTSVILGGGALIALLILSKIISAIDSVPLLPNVLEIVGTGYSVWFITRYLLFKESRDELFAKFEDLKNNII; encoded by the exons atGGAGGTCCTCGTCTCCACCGCCGCGGCCTCCGCTCCCTTATCCTCGGCCCGCGTCCACCGCCGGCCGCTCCCCGCCTCCGCGGCCTTCCGCGCCCCGGCCCGACGAGGCTGGCGCTGCCGCTCCGCCGCGCCGACCAGGCCCGACCCGGTGCCGTCCGAGGAGCCCGCGTCGGCGTCGGGGTCCGCGACCACCGCCACCGTCGTCACGGACAAGCCCgacgcgccggccggggaggagaaGAGCGGGGAGGTCTCCGGCGGATTTGTGGAGGTGACGGTGGAAGATGCGCCGGTGTCGTCGCCCGAGGAGGACGGCGGCGTGGACGCCTTACTGGGCAAG TTGGACATCCAAGTGACACCCACTTCTGTCATCCTCGGAGGCGGTGCTCTGATTGCTCTGTTGATTCTATctaaaatcatttctgcaattgatTCTGTTCCCCTG CTCCCAAATGTGCTGGAAATCGTAGGAACTGGCTACTCAGTCTGGTTCATCACACGGTACCTCCTCTTTAAG GAAAGCAGAGACGAACTGTTTGCGAAATTTGAAGATCTGAAAAACAATATCATTTGA